In a genomic window of Quercus lobata isolate SW786 chromosome 4, ValleyOak3.0 Primary Assembly, whole genome shotgun sequence:
- the LOC115987888 gene encoding G-type lectin S-receptor-like serine/threonine-protein kinase LECRK3, with protein MAIQTQVNTNTSVGSALFSTDDNSTWTSPSGDFSFGSRHLPGQQDQFLLAIWFAKIPDETIVWSANGRYPAERESKVELNTAGQIILKVPGGWELWRSSNNDNPQVSNGAMLDTGNFAITSTNSSILWNSFDEPTNTMLPTQVLGFGSSLFSTMSEKSYGVGKFQLRFRQQNISNSSYDLILNQIGVYTQNTYGAYYAELNVTELIMDKSGYLLVKSSLGAISNLSSEGEVLRTDSDSYYRATFDFDGVFRLYTHPKNFTGKQTWSAIRYVPKNICLNIVDTFGSGTCGYNSKCIIGAYGMPECQCAPGFSLLDVNNKYSGRKQDYVSYINECNEIGGTVISEDQFEILEMENADWPLTAYELLEPTTEFECKKSCLHDCYCAVAIFQDPNYKNGTGRCWKKKLPLSSGRYDRGAIDRKALFKILKLNSSSQNPTNPNPGQGKQNQATLILAVLLGTSVFFNFFSVAAISLVFFCLWQGKLPHFYTTLHTKDLDMNLRAFTYKDLEEATSGFKEELGRGSFGAVYKGVLVSSHSKYVAVKKLDKMIKEGEREFKTEVTVIGQTHHRNLVRLLGYCDEGEHRILVYEFMYNGSLSSFLFGVIRPSWQQRMQIALGIARGLMYLHEECSMQILHCDLKPQNILLDDYFTAKISDFGLAKLLMNQQTRTLTVIRGNKGYVAPKWFRNTPVSIKVDVCSFGVMLLEIICCSRCVEVEMERAAILIDWAYECYSRGKVERLVENYEEAISDMKWVKRLVMVAIWCVQDVPLLRPSMREATHMLEGILEISAPPCPFLYSSTS; from the exons ATGGCTATACAAA CTCAAGTTAATACCAACACAAGTGTGGGTTCAGCTCTCTTTTCCACTGATGATAACTCCACTTGGACTTCACCATCTGGTGATTTTTCGTTTGGATCCCGCCACCTTCCAGGTCAACAAGATCAGTTCCTTCTTGCTATCTGGTTTGCTAAGATACCAGATGAAACTATAGTTTGGTCTGCAAACGGACGCTATCCAGCAGAGAGAGAATCAAAAGTTGAGCTTAACACAGCTGGACAGATTATACTCAAAGTTCCAGGTGGATGGGAGTTGTGGAGGTCTAGCAACAATGACAATCCTCAAGTATCAAATGGGGCTATGCTTGACACTGGGAATTTTGCTATAACAAGCACAAACTCAAGCATCTTATGGAATAGCTTCGATGAACCAACCAATACCATGTTACCAACCCAAGTATTGGGTTTTGGGAGCAGCCTTTTCTCTACCATGTCCGAAAAAAGCTACGGGGTGGGTAAATTTCAGCTCCGTTTCAGACaacaaaatatatcaaattccTCATACGATCTGATACTTAATCAAATAGGTGTCTACACCCAAAATACTTATGGAGCTTATTATGCTGAACTTAATGTTACTGAGCTGATCATGGATAAGTCAGGCTACCTTCTAGTCAAGAGCTCACTGGGAGCTATATCCAACCTTTCATCAGAGGGTGAGGTCTTGAGGACAGACTCAGACTCCTACTACAGGGCAACATTTGACTTTGATGGTGTTTTCAGACTCTATACTCACCCAAAGAATTTTACTGGAAAACAAACCTGGTCTGCAATTCGGTATGTTCCTAAAAACATCTGCTTGAATATTGTTGACACTTTTGGAAGTGGCACTTGTGGTTATAACAGCAAATGTATCATAGGAGCTTATGGTATGCCAGAGTGCCAATGCGCTCCAGGCTTTTCTCTTTTGGATGTAAATAACAAGTATAGTGGCCGCAAACAAGACTATGTAAGCTACATAAATGAATGTAACGAGATTGGTGGTACTGTGATTTCAGAAGATCAATTTGAAATCTTGGAGATGGAGAATGCTGATTGGCCTTTAACTGCCTATGAACTACTAGAACCCACAACAGAATTTGAATGCAAGAAATCTTGTCTGCACGATTGTTATTGTGCAGTTGCCATTTTCCAGGATCCGAACTATAAAAATGGCACAGGAAGATGTTGGAAGAAGAAATTACCGCTTTCTAGTGGGAGGTATGACCGCGGTGCCATTGATAGAAAAGCTCTATTCAAGATATTGAAATTGAATAGCTCTTCACAGAATCCTACAAATCCAAATCCAGGCCAAGGAAAACAGAATCAAGCAACATTGATCCTTGCAGTCCTCCTAGGTACttctgtattttttaatttcttttctgtaGCTGCAATTTCTCTAGTTTTCTTCTGTTTGTGGCAAGGAAAACTACCACATTTCTACACAACCTTACATACAAAAGATCTTGATATGAATCTTCGTGCATTTACATACAAAGATCTTGAAGAAGCCACTAGTGGATTCAAAGAAGAATTGGGTAGGGGTTCTTTTGGCGCTGTTTATAAAGGGGTATTAGTATCAAGTCATAGCAAATATGTTGCTGTCAAGAAGCTAGACAAGATGATAAAGGAAGGTGAGAGGGAATTCAAAACTGAAGTAACTGTGATTGGCCAAACTCACCATAGGAATTTGGTACGGTTACTTGGCTATTGTGATGAAGGTGAACACCGAATTTTGGTTTACGAGTTTATGTACAATGGCTCATTGTCGAGTTTCCTATTTGGAGTAATAAGACCAAGTTGGCAACAAAGAATGCAAATTGCATTAGGAATTGCTAGAGGACTAATGTACTTACATGAAGAATGCAGCATGCAAATCCTTCATTGCGACTTAAAGCCTCAAAACATACTCTTGGATGATTATTTTACAGCCAAAATTTCTGACTTTGGATTGGCAAAACTTTTGATGAACCAACAAACCCGAACTCTCACTGTCATCCGGGGGAATAAAGGCTATGTTGCACCAAAATGGTTTAGGAACACACCTGTCTCAATAAAGGTGGATGTTTGTAGTTTTGGTGTCATGTTGTTGGAGATCATTTGCTGCAGCAGATGTGTGGAAGTTGAGATGGAGAGGGCAGCAATACTTATAGATTGGGCATATGAATGCTATAGTAGAGGGAAAGTTGAAAGATTGGTGGAAAATTATGAAGAGGCTATTAGTGATATGAAGTGGGTGAAGAGGCTAGTAATGGTGGCAATTTGGTGTGTACAAGATGTGCCATTATTGAGGCCTTCCATGAGAGAAGCCACTCATATGCTAGAAGGAATTCTTGAGATTTCTGCACCTCCATGTCCTTTCCTCTACAGTTCAACGTCCTAA